One genomic segment of Methanothermococcus okinawensis IH1 includes these proteins:
- the pstS gene encoding phosphate ABC transporter substrate-binding protein PstS: MKKILALVLGICLIVPIVSLAGCVGGGNSQSSEQQSSASSATKTISLRTTGATFPKYQIQKWIEDYQKTHPNVKIEYEGGGSGHGQEVFLKGLTDIGRSDPPVKKSMWDRFTATGDQPLQFPEIVGAVVVSYNIPELGDKPLKLDPNTLSDIFSGKIKYWDNSKIKALNPGVNLPHKEITVIHRSDASGTTEIFTTYLSVASTNWPDSLVGKLVDWPADKQGRGTAGKGNPGVVAILKNTPYSIAYTELSYAIEEKLPVAALKNKNGKFVVPDSKSIPAAVTGVKSKIPNPTEGYKEDLKQMLNAPGDDSYPIVAFTHILVWENKNGKHYSPEKAKAIKDFLTWVLTEGQKPEHWAPGYVGLPKSVANIGLNAVNSIKE; the protein is encoded by the coding sequence GTGAAAAAAATACTGGCATTGGTATTGGGTATATGTTTAATAGTCCCAATAGTAAGTTTAGCCGGATGTGTTGGAGGAGGCAATTCTCAATCCTCCGAACAACAATCCTCTGCGAGCTCTGCTACAAAAACCATAAGTCTAAGAACCACAGGTGCTACATTCCCTAAATATCAGATACAAAAATGGATAGAAGATTATCAAAAAACCCATCCAAATGTTAAAATTGAATATGAAGGTGGCGGAAGCGGTCATGGACAGGAAGTATTCTTAAAAGGCTTAACAGATATAGGAAGGTCAGACCCTCCTGTTAAAAAGAGTATGTGGGATAGATTTACGGCAACAGGAGACCAACCATTACAATTCCCTGAAATTGTGGGAGCTGTTGTTGTATCTTACAATATTCCAGAACTTGGAGATAAACCATTGAAATTAGACCCTAATACATTATCAGATATCTTCTCAGGAAAAATAAAATACTGGGATAATTCAAAAATAAAGGCATTAAATCCCGGTGTTAATTTACCCCATAAAGAAATTACCGTTATCCACAGAAGTGATGCAAGTGGAACCACTGAGATATTTACTACATATTTAAGTGTTGCAAGCACAAACTGGCCTGATAGTTTAGTTGGAAAATTAGTTGACTGGCCTGCTGACAAACAAGGAAGAGGAACAGCAGGAAAAGGTAATCCAGGCGTTGTAGCCATATTAAAAAATACACCTTATTCCATAGCCTATACCGAACTATCATATGCAATTGAAGAAAAATTGCCTGTTGCAGCATTGAAAAACAAAAACGGAAAATTCGTAGTTCCAGATAGCAAATCAATTCCAGCAGCTGTTACAGGTGTCAAATCCAAAATACCAAATCCAACAGAAGGATACAAGGAAGATTTAAAACAGATGTTAAATGCACCAGGAGATGATTCCTATCCAATAGTAGCATTCACTCATATATTGGTTTGGGAAAATAAAAATGGTAAGCATTACAGTCCAGAAAAGGCAAAAGCTATAAAAGACTTCTTAACATGGGTATTAACCGAAGGACAAAAACCTGAGCATTGGGCTCCAGGATATGTAGGATTACCTAAAAGTGTAGCAAATATAGGATTAAATGCTGTAAATAGTATAAAAGAATAA
- the pstC gene encoding phosphate ABC transporter permease subunit PstC encodes MGIGELLKKIDDFKLITSPAIAIVFVLFVLMLAVYFYNALPAIEKYGINLFLQNIWKATENPINEVYGLAAPIWGSIYTATIAIIIALPLSICYAIFVNDYAPKQLKYPLIIISDIMAGLPTIIYGIWGAFILVPLLRDNLMKFLYNHFSFIPLFNYPPLSGYSYLSAGILLGIMVIPFASAIIREAYAMIPSVYREGLVALGATRYETTKVLIKYVKPAIMSGFILAFGRALGETVAVSLVIGNSFNLTYKLFAPGYTISSLIANQFGNAILYKYMTSVLFSAGLVLFVVGLIINIIGLYYLKRWRENVTH; translated from the coding sequence ATGGGTATTGGTGAGCTCTTAAAAAAAATAGATGATTTTAAATTGATAACTTCACCTGCAATAGCTATAGTTTTTGTTTTATTCGTGTTGATGCTTGCTGTTTATTTTTACAATGCTTTACCAGCTATTGAAAAATACGGCATAAATCTGTTTTTACAAAATATCTGGAAAGCCACAGAAAATCCAATAAATGAAGTTTATGGATTAGCGGCACCAATTTGGGGAAGCATTTACACTGCCACAATTGCAATTATAATAGCCCTTCCACTGTCAATATGTTATGCAATATTTGTAAATGATTACGCACCTAAACAATTAAAATATCCTTTAATTATTATATCCGATATAATGGCAGGATTACCTACAATAATATATGGTATTTGGGGTGCATTTATATTGGTGCCTCTTTTAAGGGATAATTTAATGAAATTCTTATACAATCATTTTTCATTTATACCGTTGTTTAATTATCCACCGTTATCCGGATATTCCTATCTGTCAGCGGGGATATTGCTTGGAATTATGGTTATTCCATTTGCTTCGGCAATTATAAGGGAGGCTTATGCGATGATTCCATCGGTGTATAGGGAAGGATTGGTGGCATTAGGAGCTACAAGGTATGAAACTACAAAGGTTTTAATTAAATATGTAAAACCTGCAATAATGTCTGGATTTATATTGGCATTTGGTAGAGCTCTTGGTGAAACGGTTGCAGTATCCCTTGTTATTGGAAACTCCTTTAACCTAACCTATAAGCTATTTGCCCCAGGATATACCATATCTTCCCTTATAGCAAATCAGTTTGGAAATGCCATACTATACAAATACATGACATCAGTTCTTTTCTCTGCTGGACTGGTTCTATTTGTCGTAGGTTTGATAATCAATATTATAGGTCTTTATTATTTGAAGAGGTGGAGAGAAAATGTCACCCACTAA
- the pstA gene encoding phosphate ABC transporter permease PstA: MSPTNTNGNNSNNSSSHHKKIRMVKDKIFLITVGALTLIAILPLFHIIISIIIKGLPIILKNGSTFIFGTLSEGGIGPAIVGTLMLTLLATLIGLPLAFLAGAYSYEYPDSFIGRTTKMLLQIMLEFPTILVGVFVMGILVVPMGSFSAIAGALALALILTPYVSVYTEEAMAEIPRIYKEGGYALGCTRAQVIFKVITKMAKKGILTGILIGMAKVSGETAPLLFTAGGLYESYPSNPLEPVGAIPLLIYTLVQSPSIEDHQMAWGAALVMLILFLALFVPIRYALKDEIKL; encoded by the coding sequence ATGTCACCCACTAACACCAATGGTAATAATAGCAATAATTCCAGTAGCCACCATAAAAAAATTAGAATGGTTAAAGATAAGATATTTTTAATAACTGTGGGAGCTCTAACATTAATTGCCATACTCCCACTTTTTCACATCATCATCTCAATAATTATAAAAGGATTACCAATTATCTTAAAAAACGGTTCAACATTTATATTTGGAACATTGAGTGAAGGGGGAATTGGTCCAGCAATAGTGGGAACTTTAATGCTGACATTATTGGCCACTCTCATAGGGTTGCCATTGGCTTTCTTGGCTGGGGCATACAGCTATGAATATCCCGACAGTTTTATAGGAAGAACCACAAAAATGCTCTTACAAATCATGTTGGAGTTTCCAACGATACTTGTAGGTGTGTTTGTCATGGGAATATTGGTTGTTCCTATGGGTTCTTTCTCTGCAATTGCAGGAGCTCTGGCATTGGCACTTATACTTACCCCTTATGTTTCAGTATATACCGAAGAAGCTATGGCAGAAATACCACGAATATATAAGGAGGGAGGATATGCATTAGGTTGCACCAGAGCTCAGGTGATATTTAAAGTAATTACAAAAATGGCTAAAAAAGGGATATTAACTGGAATATTGATAGGCATGGCTAAGGTTTCAGGGGAAACTGCTCCGCTACTATTTACAGCGGGTGGATTGTATGAATCTTATCCCTCAAATCCTCTGGAACCTGTTGGAGCAATTCCGCTGCTGATATATACATTGGTTCAAAGCCCTTCCATAGAAGACCATCAAATGGCTTGGGGAGCAGCACTGGTTATGCTTATTTTATTCTTGGCATTATTTGTACCTATAAGATATGCTTTAAAAGACGAAATAAAACTTTAA
- the pstB gene encoding phosphate ABC transporter ATP-binding protein PstB — MDNTNIKMETKNLNLWYGDKQALFNINLPVHENKITALIGPSGCGKSTFLRCLNRLNDLITTVKINGDVLLDGKNIYDNDVDVYDLRKRVGMVFQKPNPFAMSIYDNIAFGPRIHGIKDKKTLDKIVEWSLKKAALWDEVKDELNKNALSLSGGQQQRLCIARTIAVKPDVILMDEPTSALDPISTLKIEDLMAELAKDYTIVVVTHNMQQASRVSDYTGFFLMGKLIEFNKTEKIFLEPSKKETEDYISGRFG; from the coding sequence ATGGACAATACGAATATAAAAATGGAAACAAAAAATTTAAACCTATGGTATGGAGATAAGCAGGCATTGTTTAATATAAATCTTCCAGTTCATGAAAACAAAATCACAGCACTGATTGGTCCAAGTGGTTGTGGTAAATCTACATTTTTAAGATGTTTGAATAGATTGAACGATTTAATAACTACCGTTAAAATAAACGGGGATGTTTTGTTGGATGGAAAAAATATATACGACAATGATGTAGATGTTTATGATTTAAGAAAAAGAGTAGGTATGGTTTTTCAAAAACCTAATCCTTTTGCCATGAGTATTTATGACAATATTGCATTTGGTCCAAGGATACACGGTATCAAAGATAAAAAAACGCTTGATAAAATTGTAGAATGGTCATTAAAAAAGGCTGCATTATGGGATGAAGTTAAAGATGAACTAAATAAAAATGCCCTTTCGTTATCAGGAGGTCAGCAGCAGAGACTGTGTATTGCAAGAACAATAGCTGTGAAACCTGATGTGATATTGATGGATGAGCCAACTTCGGCACTTGACCCAATATCTACATTAAAAATTGAAGATTTGATGGCAGAGTTAGCTAAGGATTATACAATAGTAGTTGTTACACACAACATGCAACAGGCAAGTAGGGTTTCGGATTATACTGGATTTTTCTTGATGGGAAAACTTATAGAATTCAACAAAACAGAAAAAATATTCCTTGAACCATCCAAAAAAGAAACTGAGGATTATATAAGTGGTAGATTTGGTTAA
- the phoU gene encoding phosphate signaling complex protein PhoU encodes MTRELLYTKIEEVENDVMDMGTLCMDALKDAVESFLSCDKELAKKVRENDDIIDRKEMEIEEKCVSIIALQQPVASDLRTILTVIKIISKLEKIGDNASKIAKITLKSKLDGPIKNEVLNVMLEYLEKMLKDALISFKTKNESLARDVYNRDKKIDTLYNQLYREMISYIVENPKNTTKATEIIFVGKYLERSSNLVASIGDRVVYMITGERIKEEEFDFKHFE; translated from the coding sequence ATGACAAGAGAATTACTATATACTAAAATAGAAGAAGTAGAAAATGATGTAATGGATATGGGAACATTGTGTATGGATGCTTTAAAGGATGCTGTGGAATCATTTTTGTCATGCGATAAAGAGTTAGCAAAAAAAGTCCGAGAAAACGACGATATAATAGATAGAAAAGAAATGGAAATCGAAGAAAAATGCGTATCTATTATAGCACTTCAACAACCTGTTGCATCGGATTTAAGAACCATATTAACAGTTATTAAAATTATTTCAAAATTGGAAAAAATAGGAGATAATGCTTCAAAAATAGCCAAAATCACTTTAAAATCAAAACTCGATGGACCTATTAAGAATGAGGTATTAAATGTAATGCTTGAATATTTAGAAAAAATGTTAAAGGACGCTTTGATATCATTTAAAACTAAAAATGAAAGTCTTGCAAGGGATGTTTATAATAGAGATAAAAAAATAGATACATTGTATAACCAGCTTTACAGGGAAATGATTAGTTATATAGTAGAAAATCCAAAGAACACTACAAAAGCCACGGAAATTATATTTGTTGGGAAGTATTTAGAGCGAAGTAGTAATTTAGTGGCTTCAATTGGAGATAGGGTGGTATATATGATAACGGGGGAAAGAATAAAAGAAGAAGAATTTGATTTTAAGCATTTTGAATAA
- a CDS encoding DUF2226 domain-containing protein — protein sequence MENTTSATDKINVGDNTTDLSREELLNKLGIRPPSEDEISALTKSAFENHSELEDNLKSDVYSKLDFFLSSQDGVYYYDIKITENGWNIIK from the coding sequence ATGGAAAATACCACATCCGCTACTGACAAAATTAATGTAGGGGATAATACTACTGATTTATCGAGGGAGGAGCTCCTAAATAAACTGGGTATTAGACCACCCTCAGAGGATGAAATATCGGCATTAACAAAATCAGCATTTGAAAACCATAGTGAATTGGAAGATAATTTAAAAAGCGATGTATATAGTAAATTGGATTTTTTTCTATCTTCACAGGATGGTGTATATTATTATGATATAAAAATTACGGAAAACGGGTGGAATATAATAAAATAA